The proteins below come from a single Plantactinospora sp. KBS50 genomic window:
- a CDS encoding transketolase, with the protein MTTAQDTLEAVATRIRRHIVDMCAGPEGGHLGGALSCVEVLSALYFSVLNVDPRHPDHPDRDRFLLSKGHAALALYATLAERGFFPVRELAGYGRPGSRLMGHPVRAVPGVELPTGSLGHGLALACGFALAHRYAGRDSRSFVLLGDGELQEGSVWEAAIAAASLRLDRLVAVVDRNGLQLTGPAERIAPMEPLAERWRSFGWAVRDVAGHDATGLAGHLAAAPWEPGRPSVLIARTVKGHGLSFLAGRAGSHYVTLSPRNHARALAALAVPDTTR; encoded by the coding sequence ATGACCACGGCCCAGGACACGCTGGAGGCGGTCGCCACCCGCATCCGCCGGCACATCGTCGACATGTGCGCGGGGCCGGAGGGCGGCCACCTCGGCGGCGCGCTCTCCTGCGTCGAGGTGCTCAGCGCGCTGTACTTCTCCGTGCTCAACGTGGACCCCCGGCACCCGGACCACCCGGACCGCGACCGCTTCCTGCTCAGCAAGGGCCACGCCGCCCTGGCCCTGTACGCGACGCTCGCCGAACGGGGCTTCTTCCCGGTGCGGGAACTCGCCGGATACGGCCGGCCGGGCAGCCGGTTGATGGGCCACCCGGTGCGCGCGGTCCCCGGCGTCGAGCTGCCGACCGGGTCGCTCGGCCACGGTCTCGCGCTGGCCTGCGGGTTCGCGCTGGCCCACCGGTACGCCGGCCGCGACTCGCGCAGCTTCGTGCTGCTCGGCGACGGCGAGCTGCAGGAGGGTTCGGTGTGGGAGGCGGCGATCGCGGCCGCGTCGCTGCGGCTGGACCGGCTGGTCGCCGTCGTGGACCGCAACGGGCTGCAACTGACCGGCCCGGCCGAGCGGATCGCGCCGATGGAACCGCTGGCCGAACGCTGGCGCAGCTTCGGCTGGGCCGTCCGCGACGTGGCCGGGCACGACGCGACCGGGCTGGCCGGGCACCTCGCCGCGGCACCGTGGGAGCCGGGCCGCCCGAGCGTGCTGATCGCCCGCACGGTCAAGGGACACGGGCTGTCGTTCCTCGCCGGCCGGGCCGGCAGCCACTACGTGACGCTGTCGCCGCGCAACCACGCCCGGGCGCTCGCCGCGCTCGCCGTCCCGGACACCACCCGATGA
- a CDS encoding transketolase family protein, with amino-acid sequence MSRAAREAYRDCLLSLLDRHPEVICLDTDTGLFRPEHAAAAGDQYLNLGIAEHNLMGIAAGLAACGRMPFVNTMAAFATSRALEAIKIDIAYNRLPVRIMATHGGLAAGHLGPTHQALEDLAVLRVLPGMTVVVPADAAATEAFVAQSLSLAGPLYVRLDRKPSPPLPAAPPPVIGRAQTLRSGGDAVLACCGPYPTLACLAAADTLAGYGVDTTVLNLHTVRPLDTATLIEAARPAALVVTVEEHWRGGGLGGAVTEALAEAAPTKVLRLGMPDRFVDAVGNQEHLLSHYDITAERIVTTVRTALDATARVGTHQ; translated from the coding sequence ATGAGCCGCGCGGCCCGCGAGGCGTACCGGGACTGCCTGCTCTCGCTGCTGGACCGGCATCCGGAGGTGATCTGCCTGGACACCGACACCGGGCTGTTCCGCCCGGAGCACGCCGCCGCGGCCGGGGACCAGTACCTCAACCTCGGCATCGCCGAGCACAACCTGATGGGGATCGCCGCCGGACTGGCCGCCTGCGGGCGCATGCCGTTCGTGAACACGATGGCCGCGTTCGCCACCTCACGCGCGCTGGAGGCCATCAAGATCGACATCGCGTACAACCGGCTGCCGGTGCGCATCATGGCCACCCACGGCGGTCTCGCCGCCGGCCACCTCGGCCCCACCCACCAGGCCCTGGAGGACCTCGCCGTGCTGCGGGTGCTGCCCGGGATGACCGTGGTGGTGCCGGCCGACGCGGCGGCCACCGAGGCGTTCGTGGCGCAGAGCCTGAGCCTCGCCGGGCCGCTCTACGTACGGCTCGACCGCAAGCCGTCGCCGCCGCTGCCCGCGGCCCCTCCCCCGGTCATCGGTCGCGCGCAGACGCTGCGATCCGGCGGCGACGCGGTGCTCGCCTGCTGCGGCCCCTACCCGACGCTGGCCTGCCTCGCCGCGGCGGACACCCTCGCCGGGTACGGCGTCGACACCACCGTGCTGAACCTGCACACGGTGCGCCCCCTCGACACCGCGACGCTGATCGAGGCGGCGCGACCGGCCGCGCTCGTGGTGACGGTCGAGGAGCACTGGCGCGGCGGCGGCCTCGGCGGCGCGGTGACCGAAGCCCTGGCCGAGGCGGCGCCGACGAAGGTCCTGCGGCTGGGCATGCCGGACCGGTTCGTCGATGCGGTCGGCAACCAGGAACACCTGCTCAGCCACTACGACATCACCGCGGAACGGATCGTGACCACGGTCCGCACCGCACTCGACGCGACGGCTCGCGTCGGGACCCACCAGTGA
- a CDS encoding lysine biosynthesis protein LysW, giving the protein MTTKSACPECADEVPINDSVRLNEIVECAGCRNELEIVALSPAVLALAPEVEEDWGE; this is encoded by the coding sequence ATGACCACCAAATCGGCCTGCCCGGAGTGCGCGGACGAGGTGCCGATCAACGATTCGGTACGCCTCAACGAGATCGTCGAGTGCGCCGGGTGCCGGAACGAGTTGGAGATCGTCGCCCTGAGTCCGGCGGTGCTCGCGCTCGCCCCCGAGGTCGAAGAGGACTGGGGCGAGTGA
- the argC gene encoding N-acetyl-gamma-glutamyl-phosphate reductase — protein MIRVAVVGAAGFIGGELLRLLVGHPEVEVTAAVSSRFAGKRVDGVHPNLRSATDLLFCSMDEVDEVDTVFLATPHGAAMTQIDRWIGHTKQVIDLTGDFRLADAEVFQRYYGAPHAAPHLLGEFVPGIPELHRERLRAADLVSVPGCMAVAGVLSLHPIRDLIGPEARLDARTGSSGSGATAGEGNLHAFRSGAMRVFAPTGHRHEAEIARHVGVRVTMTATGVEAVRGVQTVCQVTPKPGVDGKAVRQAFRERYRDEPFVRLVAQQRGRYRYPEPKILSGSNFCDVGFAFDEDTGRLITIAALDNLMKGGAGNAVQCLNIRMDWPETLGLSFPGLHPA, from the coding sequence GTGATCCGCGTCGCTGTTGTCGGCGCGGCCGGGTTCATCGGCGGGGAACTGCTGCGGCTGCTCGTCGGCCACCCCGAGGTCGAGGTGACGGCCGCGGTCTCCTCCCGGTTCGCCGGCAAACGGGTCGACGGTGTGCACCCGAACCTGCGATCCGCCACCGACCTGCTGTTCTGCTCGATGGACGAGGTGGACGAGGTGGACACCGTCTTCCTGGCCACGCCGCACGGCGCCGCGATGACCCAGATCGACCGCTGGATCGGGCACACCAAGCAGGTCATCGACCTCACCGGCGACTTCCGGCTGGCCGACGCCGAGGTCTTCCAGCGCTACTACGGCGCCCCGCACGCCGCGCCGCACCTGCTCGGCGAGTTCGTTCCCGGGATTCCCGAGCTGCACCGGGAGCGGCTGCGCGCCGCCGACCTGGTCAGCGTGCCCGGATGCATGGCCGTGGCCGGCGTGCTCTCGCTGCACCCGATCCGGGACCTGATCGGACCGGAGGCCCGCCTGGACGCGCGCACCGGGTCCAGCGGATCCGGCGCCACCGCCGGCGAGGGCAACCTGCACGCGTTCCGCAGCGGGGCCATGCGGGTGTTCGCGCCGACCGGGCACCGGCACGAGGCGGAGATCGCCCGGCACGTCGGGGTGCGGGTCACCATGACCGCGACCGGGGTCGAGGCGGTGCGCGGCGTGCAGACGGTCTGTCAGGTCACCCCGAAGCCGGGCGTCGACGGGAAGGCGGTACGCCAGGCGTTCCGGGAACGCTACCGCGACGAGCCGTTCGTCCGGCTGGTCGCGCAGCAGCGCGGCCGGTACCGGTACCCGGAGCCGAAGATCCTGTCGGGTTCGAACTTCTGCGACGTCGGGTTCGCGTTCGACGAGGACACCGGCCGGTTGATCACCATCGCGGCGCTGGACAACCTCATGAAGGGCGGCGCCGGCAACGCGGTCCAGTGCCTGAACATCCGCATGGACTGGCCGGAGACCCTCGGCCTGTCCTTCCCCGGCCTGCACCCCGCCTAG
- a CDS encoding [LysW]-aminoadipate kinase codes for MTRVLTVVKCGGNPAVDSAGVCADVARLVDRGESVVLVHGGSGEIARLAGRLGVPQRTLVAPDGVSARYTDPAMLEVVVLALAGAVKPAIVATLSRLGVPAVGLTGLDGGMLRASRKRALRAVVDGRTVLVRDNHSGRIVAVRTGLLDGLLRSGFVPVVSPPAIDEHGRAVNVNADRVAAALTVALGADRLVLLTGAPGVLADPGDDSSVQRSYEVPPTGAPGSVAGGGMALKLIAARDALAGGVPSVRIADGRVPDPISRALAGSGTTVTMAGALSAAGRSARKGN; via the coding sequence GTGACCAGAGTGCTGACGGTCGTCAAGTGCGGCGGGAACCCGGCGGTGGACTCCGCGGGCGTCTGCGCCGACGTCGCCCGGCTCGTCGACCGGGGCGAGTCCGTCGTCCTGGTGCACGGCGGCTCCGGCGAGATCGCCCGGCTGGCCGGGAGGCTGGGCGTGCCGCAGCGCACCCTGGTCGCCCCGGACGGGGTGTCGGCCCGGTACACCGATCCGGCGATGCTGGAGGTCGTCGTGCTCGCGCTGGCCGGGGCGGTCAAACCGGCGATCGTCGCCACGCTGTCCCGCCTCGGGGTGCCCGCCGTCGGCCTCACCGGCCTCGACGGCGGCATGCTGCGGGCGAGCCGCAAACGGGCGCTCCGGGCGGTGGTGGACGGCCGCACCGTGCTGGTGCGGGACAACCACAGCGGCCGGATCGTCGCCGTCCGCACCGGACTGCTGGACGGCCTGCTGCGGTCCGGTTTCGTGCCGGTTGTCTCGCCGCCCGCGATCGACGAGCACGGCCGGGCGGTGAACGTCAACGCCGACCGCGTGGCGGCGGCGCTCACGGTGGCGCTCGGCGCCGACCGGCTGGTGCTGCTGACCGGCGCGCCGGGCGTGCTCGCCGATCCCGGGGACGACAGCAGCGTGCAGCGCAGCTACGAGGTGCCCCCGACCGGGGCACCCGGATCCGTCGCCGGCGGCGGCATGGCGCTCAAACTCATCGCCGCCCGCGACGCCCTGGCCGGCGGGGTGCCGTCGGTGCGGATCGCCGACGGACGGGTGCCCGATCCGATCAGCCGGGCTCTGGCCGGGTCCGGAACAACGGTGACCATGGCCGGCGCCCTGTCGGCGGCCGGCCGCTCCGCACGAAAGGGGAACTGA
- a CDS encoding MbtH family NRPS accessory protein, with protein MDRTYLVVVNDEEQYSIWDADRDLPAGWRGEGFRGPEADCLAHIEQIWTDMRPLSLRRAMASGA; from the coding sequence ATGGACCGCACCTACCTCGTGGTCGTCAACGACGAGGAGCAGTACTCGATCTGGGACGCCGACCGCGACCTGCCGGCCGGGTGGCGCGGCGAGGGCTTCCGCGGCCCCGAGGCCGACTGCCTGGCCCACATCGAACAGATCTGGACCGACATGCGTCCGCTCAGCCTGCGCCGCGCCATGGCGTCGGGCGCCTGA